The Brassica napus cultivar Da-Ae chromosome C7, Da-Ae, whole genome shotgun sequence genome has a segment encoding these proteins:
- the LOC106422038 gene encoding probable WRKY transcription factor 14: protein MDNFQGDLTDVVRGIGGHMLSPEISSSPNILPLPQPSPSDLHMNPFGDPFVSMTDPLLQELNAVTNSSHFSTAGYNANNNNGFLVPKVVLEDDQIKSQCSIFPRIRISHSNIIHESSPCNSPAMSAHVVAAAAAASPRGIINANTNSPRNCLLVDGNTFSSQIQISSPRNIGLKRRKSQAKKVVCIPAPAAMNSRSSGEVVPSDLWAWRKYGQKPIKGSPFPRGYYRCSSSKGCSARKQVERSRADPSMLVITYTSEHNHPWPIQRNALAGSTRSCSSNPNSSKSSTATASLNDPQNNTHLPSSASPPLSFAVKNEQREEDMELENVEDDDDNKIAPYRPEIHDQHQPDDFFADLEELELEGDSLSMLLSQGCAGDLNNETIASDGISDFFGWTVGNNNKDDQ from the exons ATGGACAATTTTCAAGGGGACTTGACTGACGTCGTGCGAGGTATCGGAGGCCACATGTTGTCGCCGGAAATTTCTTCTTCTCCCAACATCTTGCCTCTTCCACAACCATCGCCGTCAGATCTTCACATGAATCCCTTTGGAGATCCATTCGTGAGCATGACCGATCCTCTTCTCCAAGAACTCAACGCCGTCACAAACTCTAGCCATTTCTCCACCGCCGGATATAACGCCAACAACAACAACGGTTTCTTAGTTCCTAAGGTAGTACTGGAAGATGATCAAATAAAGAGTCAATGCAGTATTTTCCCAAGAATCCGGATCTCGCATAGTAACATCATCCACGAGTCCTCTCCGTGTAATTCTCCGGCCATGTCGGCTCACGTTGTGGCCGCCGCAGCCGCCGCCTCGCCTAGAGGGATCATCAACGCCAATACAAACAGTCCTAGAAACTGTCTATTGGTCGATGGTAACACGTTCTCGTCTCAGATTCAGATTTCTTCCCCTCGGAATATAGGCCTTAAGAGaag GAAGAGTCAGGCAAAGAAGGTGGTGTGTATACCGGCGCCGGCTGCCATGAACAGCCGATCAAGTGGAGAAGTGGTTCCGTCTGATCTATGGGCCTGGCGTAAGTACGGTCAGAAACCCATCAAAGGCTCTCCTTTTCCAAG GGGTTACTATAGATGCAGCAGCTCAAAAGGTTGTTCAGCAAGAAAACAAGTCGAAAGAAGCCGAGCCGATCCAAGCATGTTGGTTATTACATATACTTCCGAACATAACCATCCCTGGCCCATTCAACGCAACGCTCTCGCCGGTTCCACACGCTCCTGCTCCTCTAACCCCAATTCTTCCAAATCTTCAACCGCAACCGCTTCACTCAATGACCCTCAAAACAACACTCACTTGCCTTCCTCGGCGTCTCCTCCTCTATCCTTTGCCGTTAAGAAtgaacaaagagaagaagacatggagttggAAAACGTAGAAGACGATGACGATAATAAGATTGCTCCATATAGACCGGAGATTCATGATCAGCATCAGCCAGATGATTTCTTTGCAGATCTTGAAGAGCTAGAACTAGAAGGAGATTCTCTAAGCATGTTGCTTTCTCAAGGATGTGCCGGCGACCTGAACAATGAAACGATAGCGTCCGACGGGATCAGTGATTTCTTTGGTTGGACTGTgggaaataataataaagacgATCAGTGA